The DNA region GGAGGTCAccactgctccctgccctgggatccACTGTGGGGCTGTAGTTTGGTGGGGAAGGGTGCTGTGGTGATTATTGCAATACCCAGTGCTGggctctggccaggagctgtgctccatggcagggcagagccccaaACAGCAGTGGAGGCTGGCCCTCCACTCACACCGTTCTCATTGTGGCTGCAGTCAGAGAGCCCGAAGGATGCAGCATCTGCACCCCCCAAAGCTGAGCCCCCGAAGGCTGAACCCCCAAAACCTGAGCCTGTGAAGAGCCCCGAGCCCGCGAAGAGCCCCGAGCCACCTCCTGGCAGAGGGAAGAGCCCGGAGCCGGTGCTGAACGGGGCAGCAGAGAACGGGCTGGAGGGCGCAGCCCCCGAGGCACAGGGCGATGACGGCCAGGGGCTGTCCCGCCGCAAGGTGGTGCGGGTGGTGCGCAAGGTGGTGCGCAAAGTCCTGCCCGGGGAGGACGCTGGCactgccaaggagccaggccGAGATGCCAAGTCTCCTGAGCCGGTGCCACCCCcgaggaaggaggaaggagggcGTGCTGCCgtcccagctcccccagccccgccaCCTCCCCCCGCCGTGCTGcccgcagcccctgccaagCCGGAGCCCAGGGATGAGATCTCAGAGGGGCTCAAAACCCTCATGGCCAAGGGCAAAACCAAGGAGCACCGGCCGCGGCTCCGGccaggggacaggcaggagaaGCCCCGTGAGCCTGCTGGTGGGGACACAAAGCTGTCCCCGTCCCCGGGCGCTGAAGCCAAGCCAGAGCCACCAGTGCAGCTTTCAGGAGGGAAAGCGGAGCCGGCAAAGGCGTCTGCTCAGAAACCCACAGCCCTGGAGAGGCACAAGGTACCGGTGTGTGCAAAACAGGGGATGCTCTGACCCCCAGTGCAGCATGGTGTGAGCTCACCTGCATGGTTTGCAGTGGTTTTCAGATGTGTGGTGCGGGTGGGAATCACTTTTTTGgggcagctgtgtgtgctgtagCCACTCCATCACGCTGCCCCTTGTCTCCCCTCCATTTCATGTGGagaagaagctgcagaccaGCGAGAAGCGGCAGACCCCTGTGAAAAATGCCCCGGCTGCCCCCCAGCAGGTGTGTAGGATGGTGACACAGGTCCCTGGACACTGTGGGTACACACTGGTACCCAGCTGTGCCTTCACCCTGGGACCCGCCCCAAGCACTgatgggctgcagggctgggagggccTTTGCAATGGCCCTGCTGGTGCCCatgtgccagggctgtgaggGCTGTGGGACAGCTGGCCTGGAGCTAATGGTGCTCTGCCTCCAGGCTGCCCCAGGCCCTGCttcccctggccctgcttccCCTGGCCCTGCGTCCGTGCTGAGCCCATCTGAGGAGGCGCAGCTCCGGCTGGAGAGGATCTTCACCACTTCTGTAACTCCAGAGGTGTTGGTGCTTGCGTGTTGCACTCTCAGGGATGGGGAGGCATGGGcagcctgtggctgccccagaTATGCCATGTGCTCTGCACACAGTGACTGTACCCCTGTGTCTGGCTGCCAACCCCATGGTCCATCTGtgggtgacactggcagcagggAATGGATGACCAGGGCTGTTGGTGGGTTTGGGAATCGTTGCCCAGactgtgctggggatggggaactgcctgcatccctgcaggtgctgaAGCACACTGTGGTGGCTGGGATGGATGAtgtcctggtgctgctgtgtgatCATGGCCATGCCGGGGCCCTGTGGCTTGTCAGGGTGCTGCTTCTGCTCTCTGCCTCTCACCccctctcttctttctctcctcCTTCCTTGCTGCCGTTAGCTGGACCCCGCCGCCTCCGCCTCGGCACCCAGCCAGGTACTGTACCCCCGTCCTCAGGAGCCCTCTGCCTCCACCAGCGACCCCCTGCCATCCTCTGTGTGCCTCTGGGCTGGCGTCTGCGCCCGCGCCTCCTGCTGGAGTGTAAGGCTtcccccatcccaccctgctccGTGGGCTGCCATGGGGCCAGCGGGGCAGCCGGGGCTGGGTGCCTCTCCCCACCCCAGCGAGGTCATTCGGGAAGCCAGACGTCCCAGGAGGGTGCCCTCAgtggagggggcacagctggagcgGGCAGGGGTGTGGAGCAGGGTGTGAGGGGGCATAGTGCTGGCATAGGCAGGATGCATGGCTCGTGCCGGAGCAGCTGTGGCACGTggtgctggcagagctcagagcgGGGTCAATGCAGTGACCCCCAGCCCCACGGCTTTGGCAGCACGGCCTTGTGGGTAGTGTACTTccaccctgctgcccacagtggTGGCCGTGGCATGAGGAGTGCCCACAGGGCTTGGCACAGCGGTGCTTTGCCCCTGCTTGCTCCCCATCTCCTCTTTCCGTGCTGTGTGcggggcagggctgagcccttCTCGCCTTCAGCGCCTCTCTCGGCCTCGCCAGGGTCCAGCGGACGATGCGCCGGCAGCTCCCCTCGGCCccgtccctgctgcagctcaggtttGGCTTTGGAGCTCGTCCTGCTCTCCTGTGCCAGGGACATCCCCGCTGTGCTGGCCACCAGCCTGGCATTTCCCATGGCAGAGTCCTGTGCCACGTCCTGTGTCATTCCATTATGTGCCTCAGTGTGTCCTGTGTCCCTACAGCATGTCCTTGCAGcatgtcccatgtccccataGCATGTCTGGTGTCCCTGCATCCTGACATGTAGCTGGCTGCTCTCAGGGCTGTGGTTTGGGAGCTTGGCCCCTCTAGGTTCACCCGAGGTGGCTGTAATGGGTGTTCCTGTGGGTCACTGTGTCTTTATGTCTGCCCCAAGCTGTGGCAGGGCCCTGGTGgtctctgcagccctgcaccCACTGGGATCCCCAGCGGGCAAAGTGGGGACATACTGGGAGGGTTTGTGCCTTGTGGAGGTGGCCTGGCTGTACAGTACGTGCCCCTGTGGTCAgtcagccctgctccctccagccccagggatgaGGGGAGGGGgtgaggcagggcaggggacaggtcACCACAGCCTCTCCACATCTGCTGTCCCACAGGCCAAGACAGAGGAGCAGATAGCAGCTGAGGAGGCCTGGTACGAGACCGAGAAGGTGTGGCTGGTGCACAGAGATGGCTTCTCCTTGGGtgagcactgctgggacacagcacccCGTCCTTTCTGTGGCACAGTGAGCCCCCCCTGACccccctgcagtgtccctggggGCTGCCAGCCCGGCCCCTCTGAGTGCCCCGTGCCCCTCACAGGCAGCCAGCTGCGGCCGGAGGCGGGCAGTCCCCTGCCTGAGGGCAAGGTGAAGGTGAAACTGGACCACGATGGAGCCGTCCTGGAGGTGGAGGAGGACGATGTGGAGAAGGtagggctgcggggcgggggcCGGCAGGGCCGATCCCCATTCCCCGCCTGACCCGCCCCATCTCAACCTCGCTGCCAGGCAAACCCCCCGTCCTGTGACCGTGTCGAGGACCTCGCCAGCCTCCTCTACCTCAATGAGTCCAGCACGCTGCACACGCTGCGCCAGCGCTACGGCGGCAACCTCCTGCACACCTACGCCGGGCCCACCATGGTCATCATCAACCCGCTGAGCTCCCCCTCCATGTACTCCGAGAAGGTGACGCTGCTCTGGGGGCACACCAGAGGGGACACGCAGCTGGCACCGCACAGAGGGGGCAGTGAGGATGGCAGGGTGCTGACCCTTGCCCGtttcccctcgctgtccccacCAGGTGATGCACATGTTCAAGGGGTGCCGCAGGGAGGACACGTCCCCGCACATCTACGCGGTGGCGCAGGTGGCGTACCGCAGCATGCTGATGAGCCGCCAGGACCAGGCCATCGTCCTGCTGGGCGCCAGCGGCAGCGGCAAAACCACCAACTGCCAGCACCTGGTGCAGTACCTCGCCACCATCGCCGGCAGCACCGGCAAGGTGTTCTCTGGTGAGTGCCTCTGTCCTGCCTGCACGCGCCCCTTGCTTTGTCACAGCCCCACGCACGCAGCAGTGGCTGGACACGCGCCATActggctgtcactgtcacaccagTGCCTTTGCTGtgctcctgggggctgctgcagtgcaagggagcagcagcacccgcccagccagctctggccccCTGCccactgcacagcccctgcactgctctgcGTCTTTTCCTGCAGTGGAGAAGTGGCAGGCTCTCTACACCATCCTGGAGGCTTTTGGCAATAGCAGCACTGGCATGAACGGCAACGCCACGCGCTTCTCCCAGATCATCTCCCTGGACTTCGACCAGGCCGGGCAGGTGGCGTCTGCCTCTGTACAGGTGAGGGGACCAGGGCCAGCCCCCAGCAGGGGAGCTAGTCCATCCTTGCCAGCGTGGTTCCCCATGGTTGTGGGATCCAGCCCATCCTCACGGGAatgttgtccagagaagctgtaacTGCCCCATCCCCtgtggcagtgttcaaggccaggttggacagggcttggagcaacctgggataggggaaagtgtccttgcccatggctgGGGTTTGTAACTCGCTgatctttcaggtcccttccaatccaaaccattccatgattctcctGGTGTTTCCTACACTAAAAGCTCTGCCGCAGATCCCCAGCCATGCTTGCAGCActcagcagcctggcatccTGCTCTTGTCCTTGTTCATACCCATCAGATGGGATCCCTTGCTTAGTTAGTCCCAGAATCAGTCCCAAAATGCTGTTTTGAAAACAGCAGAGCTCTTAAAATCCAGGAGATGTACTCCATACTCTTGTAGTAGCATTCACTGAGGAGAGATGTTCATGGGCTGCGTGGGTGATGTTTGCATTCACATGGTGCCCTGCAGTGGTAGGGAGACCCTCACAACTCCATGGGCAGGCAGCAAGGATGAGGCTGGGGTGGGTTGGGGGTCTCAGTGGGAGTGGGGCACTTGGGGACAGTCCCTCACTGTTCCCCCTCTGTCAGAccctgctgctggagaaacTGCGCGTGGCCCGGCACCCGGCCAACGAGGCCACCTTCAATGTCTTCTACTACCTGCTGGCCTGCTCTGACAGCACCCTGAGGTGAGCTGGAGGGGAGGACATGGCCTCCATCTTGGGAGGGGTCTCTGTGACCTCCCCCATGGGGCCAATCGTGGTGTTTATCCCTGCAGGACTGAGCTTCACTTCAACCACCTGGCAGAGAACAATGTCTTCGGCATCGTGCCCCCCTCCAAGGTTGTTGCCATGGGGGGCTGTAGGGGAAGATAGGGGTCTCTGGCCCATTTCACTgcagggggaggcagagctgggctcccAGACCAATGGCTCCTGTTGTTTTCCACAGccagaggaaaagcagaaggCAACCCAGCAGTTCAGCAAGCTCCTGACAGCCATGAAGGTGATGGGCATCTCAGGAGATGAGCAGAAAGCCTTCTGGCTCATCCTGGGGGCCATCTACcatctgggagctgctggggcaacCAAAGGTAACAAGCTGGGAGCCATTAACGAGGGGAGATTTGGGACTGAGGGATGTGAGGGGTTCCAGAGACACCTTGCAAACAGCCTGCAGTGCAGCCAAGCCCTGGGGAGAGGGTGGGAGGCTGTGTCAGCTGAGGGACTGTGCCCTGCCACCCTGAATCCTCTGGGGCACCCAGCTTTTTCCCCATGGTTGGGGTGGTCTCATTAACTGGTGGGGATTGAACATGCCCACACCCTGCCAACCTGGGGGAGTGGGGGCCTGGGTGGGTCGGAGGCAGTTGGGGGGtgtcccccattcccagtgtaACACCTTTCCCTCCATCCTCCTTGCAGAGCCACTGGCAGATGGAGCTGGTAATGGGAGTGgggagggctctgctctggggggTGCCATGCAATGCAGATTTGGGGGCTGAAATGGGGGCTTGGGATGCTGCTGGTGTGCTGGGACCAACCCTGACCCTGGTTGGGTCTTGGCAGCCCCAAAtttgcctgctgctcctgaggagtcccatcccagtcctgTCAGCACCATTGGTGGTGTGggtcagggctgccctggcacacagcactCACCATGGGTGTGAGCCTCCCACAGCACCAGCTTTGCTCTCCATTCCTGGGGATGGCAAATTTGGCTTAGGGGGTGCTCTTCTCCCCCTGTGGCTTTCTCTTTCTGCCTGTGGTGCTGCACGCTGGTGGGAGAGCTGGGCATGTCACCCCAAAATGGGCACCTGGAGCTGGTGGCTGCACCCAGGGGATTTGCAGCCCTGGGGGAAAAGATGATCTGGGGATGAAGAAGGAGAGACCAGAGGGGTCTGGATGCACACTGGGGCGCAGGCTGGCCTGTGGGGTGCTCCTGGGGTGCAGTGCTGGCCCATGGGGTGCTCTCAGGGCACTAGAGGGCAGCAGGGCCCCGCTGCAGCCACCACAGTGAGATGCTCAGGCAACTCTGGAGCCTTTCCATGGAAGCCTGCTATGGGAGAGGATCCCAGATCCTGCTGGGGGGGAGCATTGCTGCTTGGGGTGGGCATGCCAGCCccagtctgtgctgctgctgctgctgaagcctCCCCTGTGCCTCGTGGATGCTGGGAGTGCTCAGAGCTGAGTTACACCAGCCCCACAATCTCCTTGGATCCAAAAGTGGCTCCCAATGCGCTGGGGCAGAGCCGAGCTGCTCCCCAACATTCCCCACGGTGCGGGGGGGCTCAAAGGGAAGGGACCCCCGTGCTGGTCCCGGTTTGTccctgcagcagtgcctggggaggGGCAGGCGTGGCATGTGCGGTGGCGTGGTGGCAGGAGGGTGTCCCCCCCCCGTGCCATCGTGTGCCGTTGTTTCTAACCCGTGTCTCTGTTCGCATGGTGCATGCTGCCCTTTGCAATGCAGACGCCGACGAAGGTAAAGTCCAGTTCTGTTCTGTTCTCTGTGTGTCTCTGGCTTCCCCCTCCCCCGTGCCGCCCTCACCCCGCTtccgtgtccctgtgtgtcaccaTTAACCGGCTCCCACCGCCCCCCAGCgtccgtgtgtctgtctgtgtggcTGTGTCACCCAGCAGGGACATGTCCCCATGTGGGGTGGCTCCGAGCCTCAGAGGTCCCTGGGTAGTGGTGGCAAGGGATCTGTGCTCCACACCAGTGTggctccaggctcagcctgcagcagcacaaagccaTTCACCCATTCTCCTCTTAGACCTCAAACATCTCTGTCTCCTCAAACCCCAAAACGGGTGCTCCCATCATCCCTAACCTACTCTGTGGGTCCCTAAGATCCTCCCAGGCCTGTTTGGAAACGCTCCCCATTTTTAGGGGTGCCCTTCCTGGCCCTGAACCCCCTTTCTCCACCCTTCAGCTGGGAGGAAGCAGTTTGCACGGCACGAGTGGGCTCAGAAAGCCGCctacctgctgggctgcagcctggaggagctctCCTCTGCCATCTTCAAGCACCAGCCCAAGGGCACCCTGCAGCGCTCCACCTCCTTCCGCCAGGGCCCCGACGAGTCTCCCCTGGGGGACAGCGGCACAGGTAGGGTGAGGTGTGGTGGGGACAGCGGGTGTCCCCAAGGGATGCCgggctggggacactcaggCTTGCTTTGGGCAGGTCCCAAGCTGACGGCGCTGGAGTGCCTGGAGGGCATGGCAGCTGGCTTGTACTCCGAGCTCTTCACACTCCTCATCTCCCTCCTCAACAGGTACGTGCTGGGGGGCCAGCAGGAGAGTGGGggtgcctggctgtgcccactgACCCCactgtgtccctctgtgctcCCCCCAGGGCGCTGAAGTCGAGCCAGCACTCGGTGTGCTCCGTGACAGTGGTGGACACCCCTGGGGCACAGAACCCCAAGCTGGCAGGGCAAAGCCGGGGTGCCACCTTCGAGGAGCTGTGCCACAACTACGCCCAGGAGCgcctgcagcagctcttccaCCAGCGCACCTTCGCCCGCGAGCTGGAGCGATACAAGGAGGtaccagggacaccagggctgcCATGGCCTCCTCCACTCCTGCCCTCCCATAGCCACGTGAACATCTCCTATGTGTCCCCCCTGATTTCTTATGCAGTGGTCATTGTGGACCAGTGCAACCAAAGCTCAGTCTCCAGGGCTGTCCAcaggagggctgggctgggaggtggTGGAGTTAGCACTCTGCATCACTCTAAACCTCATCAAGACCAGCACCCTGATGGGCTCATGCTCCCTCTCACTGCTACTCTGCAGTGTGGGTGCTCACCTGCCTCTGTTGCTCTGTTCCCCCTCACCAGGAGAACATAGAGCTCGCCCTGGCTGATGCTGagcccagctcctctggctccATAGCTGCTGTGGACCAGTCCTCACACCAGGCACTGGTAAGCACTTTTCActcttccttccagccacaTCATGGCAGCAGATGGGCACCTTTTTGGCATTTTGGTGGtagaggggaaggaaaggggctGATGGCCATGAGAGCATGGGCGCAAGTTTGTGTGTGCAGCCCACATCTTAGGCAGGGGGCCTGGATATTTCTGGGGTGTTCCAGGTTTCAAAGTGCTCTGGTCCCCAAGGTGCTCATGTTCCTAGTGTCCATGGGTCCCCATGGTTCTCCAGTCCCTGGGGTCTTCCAGTCCCTTCTGGAGGAGGCTGCTGGCACCATCCCTGTGCTGGGtttcagcccagcactgcattTCCCACCTCAGTGAGATGTGCTGCCAGAGTGTCCCATATGGACCCTTTCCCTTCTGGGTCTTCACTAATCAGGAGCCCTCTCCCACGGTGTGACATTGTGTGCTCCCTGGGtggccttggtgccctgtgtcaccccgtgtccctgccttgggggACCCTGGTGTGCTGGGGTGGCTGCCAGCGTGGTGACCCTGCAGGTCCGGTCTCTGGCCCGCACGGACGAGGCGCGGGGGCTGCTGTGGCTTCTGGAGGAGGAGGCTCTGCAGCCGGGGGGCAACGAGGACACCTTGCTGGAGCGGCTCTTCTCCTACTACGGCCCCCAGGAAGGGGGTAAAGAAGGTATGGAGGGGGGCCTGGAACCATGGGGATGTGTCCACTAGACCAGAAACAAGCTCTccagtggaagatgtccctgcccatggcagggagctggAATGGGATGATCTTTAGGGTGCCTTCCAACCCCAGCCATTCTGGGGTTCTGTGACATGCCCCAGTGAAACACtggtccccagggctgtgcccactggTGCTGTGTTTCCCTGTAGGGCACAACCCGCTGCTCCCCAGTGACAAACCCCGACACTTCCTCCTGGGACACAGCTCGGGGACCAACTGGGTGGAGTACGACGCTACGGGATGGCTCAACTACGTCAAGCACAACCCGGCCTCCCAAAACGCCTCTTCCCTGCTGCAAGAGTCCCAGAAGTGAGCAGGGCCCTGGGGTGGGAGCGTGGCAGGGGGCAGAGGTGACCCTGGGGGGTGACGTGCCCTCCGTGCCCTGCAGGAAGGTGATCAGCAGCCTGTTTGCGGGGCGCGGCGGCTCGGCGCTCGTGCTGTCGGGCTCGGTGGCGGGGCTGGAGGGCGGCTCCCAGCTGGCCCTGCGCCGCGCCACCAGCATGCGCAAGACCTTCACCACCGGCGTGGCCGCCGTCAAGAAGAAATCCCTCTGCATCCAGATCAAGCTGCAAGTGGTGAGTGAGGGGGTACCAAGGGGGATCCCCACATCTGGCTGGGGCACCTGGCTGGGGCACCGCCGCAGGTCACCGCTCACCCCGCTCTGCCGCACCCGCAGGACGCCCTCATCGACAGCATCAAGAAGTCCAAGCTGCACTTTGTGCACTGCTTCCTGCCCAAGGCGGGGGCTGGTGGGGACCCCCAGGCCGTGCTGTGCCGGCGGGTGAGCAGCAGCGAGCTGGAGCTGCCGGCAGAGCACTGCGAGGCCGGGCTGATGCAGCTGGACGTGCCCCTGCTGCGCGCCCAGCTCCGCGGCTCCCGCCTGCTCGACGCCCTCCGCATGTACCGCCAAGGTGagccctgccaccagcaccagggCGTGGAGGCCCCAGCTGCGCCTTCTCACTGGAGAGCCAGAGACCCCCAGGAGTCCCTTCAGCGTGTGCCCTTGCTCTGAACTCTGGAGCCTCTCCCCAGGGTGgtcccatccctgttcccccTCCCCTGCTGGGCTGTTATCTGCACTGGGGACAGGCATGGCCTTAATTGGGTGTCTCCCCTGGTGCCGCTGGTTCCTGGCAGCAATCCCATTGGCAtccagcccctgtcccactgGAACGAGAgcctctgggctgtgctcagcaaagcATTTATCGATACATTGGCTGGCCAGCCACCCGGCCGAGGGTTTATCGCTTGGAGGCCGAACCCTTCCTTGCCTTGATTGGAAATCGATGCCACCTGCACACCTCCTGGATCGATGGCCGTGGCCAGCCGCCCGTGCCGGGGTCAATGTTCCCATCAATACCTCATCGTTAATTAAGATATGGAGGCTCAGTGCTGGAGCCTGATGCAGGAGTTGGCTGTGGCTCAGAGTGGAGCCAGAGCAGAACTTGCACAGGCAACGCGTGTCGCTGTTCTCCCCCCGAGGAGGGATCTGGCCGCTTTCTCCTCAGATCCCAGCCAAAACTGCTGGAGGATGCAGCCAAGGAAAGCCTCATGGGGAGGCTGAGGGCATTCCAGCTATGCCTGACCCCATGGGGAGCTTGTGTCACGTAGGGCAACCCTGTCAGCTCTCCCAAAACATGAGCCCCAGCATGTCAGGGCACGTGGGGCTGTCCCTGGCCATCCCCTGGGCATCCACACAGCCCCACTCTCCCCTGCTTCCCCAGGTTACCCTGACCACATGGTGTTTGCGGAGTTCAGGCGGCGCTTTGATGTCCTGGCCCCACACCTGACCAAAAAGCACGGGCGCAACTACATCGTGGTGGATGAGAAGCGGGTACGTGCCCCATGTCAGAGTCACTGCTGTGGTCCAGGGTCCCCTGCACCTCAAAGGGCCTGGCCCTGACacctttccctccctgcaggcagtgGAGGAGCTCCTGGAATCGCTGGACCTGGAGAAGAGCAGCTACCACATGGGCTTGAGCCGGGTATGGTGCCCGACACCACCGGGTGTGGgtgtgggcagggctgtgcgTCATGGCACGGTGGGACAGCAAAAGGGCAGCACTGTTCACTCCCACCCACGGCATTCCTCATGCCTGGGGAATAAAACCCCACAATGGGACAGGACCAGCGGCCGTGGAGGGGAGAGACACATCCCCACCAGCGGGAGGGTGGCACGGTGTGGCCGGAGGGATGCCGGCACCCATCGCTgtcctgctcccctcccacAGGTGTTTTTCCGGGCTGGATcgctggccaggctggaggagcagcGGGACGCGCAGACCAGCAGGAACATCACCCTTTTCCAGGCGGCGTGCAGGGGCttcctggcacggcagcacttcAAGAAGAGAAAGGTTCGTCCCAGCGGCTCTCCCCTCCCCGCTCTGCTGCACAATTTCGCCTAAAATGGGCAGTGCAGCCTTTCTGCGCC from Zonotrichia albicollis isolate bZonAlb1 chromosome 22, bZonAlb1.hap1, whole genome shotgun sequence includes:
- the MYO18A gene encoding unconventional myosin-XVIIIa isoform X3, coding for MQGHGLSDALSTEFFPHAVSLRVEWSLFVGQGGHHCSLPWDPLWGCSLVGKGAVVIIAIPSAGLWPGAVLHGRAEPQTAVEAGPPLTPFSLWLQSESPKDAASAPPKAEPPKAEPPKPEPVKSPEPAKSPEPPPGRGKSPEPVLNGAAENGLEGAAPEAQGDDGQGLSRRKVVRVVRKVVRKVLPGEDAGTAKEPGRDAKSPEPVPPPRKEEGGRAAVPAPPAPPPPPAVLPAAPAKPEPRDEISEGLKTLMAKGKTKEHRPRLRPGDRQEKPREPAGGDTKLSPSPGAEAKPEPPVQLSGGKAEPAKASAQKPTALERHKKLQTSEKRQTPVKNAPAAPQQAAPGPASPGPASPGPASVLSPSEEAQLRLERIFTTSVTPELDPAASASAPSQVLYPRPQEPSASTSDPLPSSVCLWAGVCARASCWSGPADDAPAAPLGPVPAAAQAKTEEQIAAEEAWYETEKVWLVHRDGFSLGSQLRPEAGSPLPEGKVKVKLDHDGAVLEVEEDDVEKANPPSCDRVEDLASLLYLNESSTLHTLRQRYGGNLLHTYAGPTMVIINPLSSPSMYSEKVMHMFKGCRREDTSPHIYAVAQVAYRSMLMSRQDQAIVLLGASGSGKTTNCQHLVQYLATIAGSTGKVFSVEKWQALYTILEAFGNSSTGMNGNATRFSQIISLDFDQAGQVASASVQTLLLEKLRVARHPANEATFNVFYYLLACSDSTLRTELHFNHLAENNVFGIVPPSKPEEKQKATQQFSKLLTAMKVMGISGDEQKAFWLILGAIYHLGAAGATKEPLADGADADEAGRKQFARHEWAQKAAYLLGCSLEELSSAIFKHQPKGTLQRSTSFRQGPDESPLGDSGTGPKLTALECLEGMAAGLYSELFTLLISLLNRALKSSQHSVCSVTVVDTPGAQNPKLAGQSRGATFEELCHNYAQERLQQLFHQRTFARELERYKEENIELALADAEPSSSGSIAAVDQSSHQALVRSLARTDEARGLLWLLEEEALQPGGNEDTLLERLFSYYGPQEGGKEGHNPLLPSDKPRHFLLGHSSGTNWVEYDATGWLNYVKHNPASQNASSLLQESQKKVISSLFAGRGGSALVLSGSVAGLEGGSQLALRRATSMRKTFTTGVAAVKKKSLCIQIKLQVDALIDSIKKSKLHFVHCFLPKAGAGGDPQAVLCRRVSSSELELPAEHCEAGLMQLDVPLLRAQLRGSRLLDALRMYRQGYPDHMVFAEFRRRFDVLAPHLTKKHGRNYIVVDEKRAVEELLESLDLEKSSYHMGLSRVFFRAGSLARLEEQRDAQTSRNITLFQAACRGFLARQHFKKRKIQDLAIRCVQKNIKKNKGVKDWPWWKLFTTVRPLIEVQLTEDQIRGKDEEIQQLKSKLEKVEKERNELRLNSDRLESRITELTSELTDERNTGESASQLLDAETAERLRAEKEMKDLQAKYDALKKQMESMEMEVMEARLIRAAELNGELDDDDSGGEWRLKYERAVREIDFTKKRLQQELEDKLEVEQQGKRQLERKLADLQADSEESQRALQQLKKKCQRLAAELQDTKLHLEGQQGRNHDLEKKQRRFDSELSQAHEEAQRERLQREKLSREKDVLVAEVFGLKQLLEDRDSDIAGLTQKAEALEAELQDISSQESKDEASLAKVKKQLRDLEAKVKDQEEELDEQAGTIQMLEQAKLRLEMEMERLRQTHAKEVESRDEEVEEIRQSCQKKLKQMEVQLEEEYEDKQKVLREKRELESKLSAVSEQANQRDFETEKRLRRDLKRTKALLADAQIMLDHLKNNAPSKREITQLKNQLEESEFTCAAAVKARKSMEVEIEDLHLQIDDLAKAKGALEEQLSRLQREKNEVQSRLEEDQEDMNELMKKHKAAVAQASRDLAQMNDLQAQLEEVSKEKQELQEKLQGLQSQLEFLEQSMVDKSLVSRQEAKIRELETRLEFERTQVKRLESLATRLKENMEKLTEERDQRAAAENREKEQNKRLQRQLRDVKEEMGELAKKEAEASRKKHELEMDLESLEAANQSLQSDLKLAFKRIGDLQAAIEDEMESDSNEDLINSDGDSDVDSELEERVDGVKSWLSKNKGSSKTLSDDGSLKGSRSAPPDGPEPEERPVSVLSSLSYRKRPGLKDSIGGLGDEQTLFSALAERPPSPERPPRRAARGGEPRDRAAVIARAFADASGRARQGLDKRWSLSATDVEKASVASAPVSRVSSASWRGLEDGDDGDEGCSVLSFALSSPGSLRSRRGGPEGRPESRLSLARSRLEEADEGSRGQPLLGRSFSVPPRPRSAASEEEEGAGDARPVRHRSYLDPDLEAAIQEVLSYRPLQARGYSSPDSGDDGRSVRSVRSVRSVRSAAPLGAADRPSGSLRRSASALDFSRHTCRCRSSSGSSEEEEEQKKKNSKKRAKKSKKKSKKKKKKQQSSSSESSSSSESSSGSTSSYRSTSSVKKGPRGAGSEEPTRPARGKKEEKQRKKQVDNLMMKYLYRPESD